The Nitrospirota bacterium genome has a window encoding:
- the glgP gene encoding alpha-glucan family phosphorylase, whose protein sequence is MVPPPRVAYFSMEIGLESGIPTYAGGLGVLAGDTIRSAADLDVPMVAVSLLHRRGYFFQRVDAQGRQSEEPVAWPVNDFVELIDERATVDIEGRTVHVRAWRYRVTGESGHVIPVYLLDTDVNENQPSDRTLTDVLYGGDDYYRLCQELVLGIGGLRLLRALGYQDLLRFHMNEGHSALLVLALLEEKLASQGEAESFSADLIEHVREQCVFTTHTPVPAGHDQFPEELPRRLLGERRCRLLKACNNGQTLNLTQLALHGSRYINGVAMKHGEVSHSMFPGYPIHSITNGVHAVTWTAPSFQKLFDTHLPDWRRDQLSLRYAVSIPTSDISAAHVEAKRTLVDHVNRETNTGFDRDVLTIGFARRFAAYKRAGLIFQDLDRLKEIVRAAGPIQIVFAGKAHPCDRDGKDLIVHIHEMRDALQGVIPVSYLNNYDMEVAKMLCGGVDVWLNTPLPPMEASGTSGMKAAMNGVPSLSVLDGWWIEGHIEGVTGWSIGDRVEACLEPQPGMDACHAAELYRKLEEKVLPCFYKERERFTEIMRHAIALNGAFFNTQRMVTQYLHNAYRLGEAHMPQRQGST, encoded by the coding sequence ATGGTGCCACCGCCGCGCGTCGCATATTTTTCCATGGAGATCGGCCTTGAGTCCGGAATCCCGACCTATGCGGGAGGGCTTGGTGTGCTCGCCGGCGACACGATTCGCTCTGCCGCTGACCTCGACGTGCCGATGGTGGCTGTATCCCTGCTGCACCGGCGGGGATACTTTTTCCAGCGTGTGGATGCGCAGGGTCGGCAAAGCGAGGAGCCTGTTGCCTGGCCGGTCAATGATTTCGTTGAACTGATCGACGAACGGGCCACGGTCGACATCGAAGGTCGGACGGTCCATGTCAGGGCCTGGAGGTACCGCGTGACGGGTGAGTCCGGACATGTCATTCCTGTGTATCTGCTCGATACAGATGTGAACGAGAACCAGCCCTCAGACCGGACCCTTACCGATGTGCTCTACGGGGGTGACGATTATTATCGATTGTGTCAGGAGTTGGTGCTGGGAATCGGGGGACTCCGCCTCTTGCGGGCGCTTGGGTACCAGGACCTTCTCCGGTTCCATATGAATGAGGGGCATTCCGCCTTGCTCGTCCTCGCGCTGCTGGAAGAGAAACTGGCCTCGCAGGGCGAGGCAGAGTCCTTTTCGGCCGATCTTATCGAACACGTTCGTGAACAATGTGTCTTTACGACCCATACGCCAGTGCCGGCCGGTCACGATCAATTTCCCGAGGAACTCCCTCGACGCCTGCTGGGAGAACGCCGGTGCAGACTGCTGAAGGCCTGCAATAATGGGCAGACATTGAATCTGACGCAACTGGCGCTGCATGGCTCTCGGTATATCAATGGGGTTGCGATGAAGCATGGTGAGGTTTCGCACAGCATGTTTCCCGGCTACCCGATCCATTCCATTACCAACGGCGTTCACGCGGTAACGTGGACCGCTCCGTCGTTCCAGAAACTCTTCGATACCCATCTGCCGGACTGGCGGCGCGATCAACTCTCGCTGCGCTATGCCGTGAGCATTCCCACATCGGATATCTCGGCGGCTCATGTGGAAGCCAAGCGCACGTTAGTTGACCATGTGAACCGGGAAACGAACACGGGATTCGATCGCGACGTGCTGACGATTGGGTTCGCCCGTCGGTTTGCGGCCTACAAACGTGCCGGTTTGATCTTTCAGGATCTCGACCGGCTCAAGGAGATCGTCCGAGCGGCCGGGCCGATCCAGATCGTCTTTGCCGGCAAGGCGCATCCGTGCGACCGTGATGGCAAGGATCTGATCGTGCACATCCATGAGATGCGTGATGCGCTGCAGGGTGTAATCCCGGTGTCGTACTTGAATAATTACGACATGGAGGTGGCCAAGATGCTCTGTGGCGGTGTCGATGTGTGGCTCAATACGCCGCTGCCGCCGATGGAGGCCTCAGGAACGAGCGGAATGAAAGCGGCGATGAACGGGGTTCCCAGCCTCAGTGTGCTCGACGGCTGGTGGATCGAAGGCCACATCGAAGGTGTGACCGGCTGGTCGATCGGCGATCGGGTGGAGGCCTGTCTGGAGCCTCAGCCCGGGATGGATGCCTGTCATGCAGCGGAACTCTACAGAAAACTGGAAGAGAAGGTCTTGCCCTGTTTTTATAAGGAGCGTGAACGATTTACCGAGATCATGCGGCACGCGATTGCATTGAACGGAGCGTTTTTCAATACGCAGCGCATGGTCACCCAGTATCTCCACAATGCCTATCGATTGGGGGAGGCACACATGCCGCAAAGACAGGGATCGACGTGA
- a CDS encoding PepSY domain-containing protein yields the protein MKQLFGMMVLALGAMLVLNGPAWSDQKGKGKKDESKETVEMAAAAKVTIDQAIKTATEKIPGKVVEAELEKKHGMLVWEVEVVTAENKVMEVHIDAESGAVIDVEEEKPEKDMKRERKQEHK from the coding sequence ATGAAACAGTTATTCGGAATGATGGTCCTGGCGCTCGGCGCCATGTTGGTGCTGAACGGTCCTGCCTGGAGCGATCAGAAAGGCAAGGGAAAGAAAGATGAATCGAAAGAGACGGTTGAAATGGCCGCGGCGGCCAAGGTGACGATCGATCAGGCGATCAAGACGGCGACAGAAAAAATACCGGGCAAGGTCGTCGAGGCCGAACTGGAGAAGAAACACGGTATGCTTGTGTGGGAAGTCGAAGTCGTCACGGCCGAGAACAAGGTGATGGAGGTGCACATCGATGCGGAGTCCGGAGCCGTAATCGATGTGGAGGAAGAGAAACCGGAAAAAGACATGAAGCGTGAGCGAAAGCAGGAACACAAATAG
- a CDS encoding sodium:calcium antiporter, which produces MVWGEGLVPWAIFLLSAAVIVYAGTKLSRYGDEIAKLTGLGGLWIGVVVMAGATSLPEIFTTVSAGWLNTPDLAAGNLFGAGMSNMLTLGLIDLLHRQKRIWQQAALGHTLTAALAMALTGLGAFFVLLNVNVTHVGVGLGSLTLFLLYVLGMRLVFRQEDMERRQREQDVVVAQTLVTQDAVSRRVELRRAVIGFSLSALALLVAAPLLAWSAERIAEETGTSATFIGTSLVAITTSLPELVVAIAAVRLGAFDLAVGNLFGSNAFNMAAFLFADLAYRDGGLLDSVSSAHAFTALWSILMMNIGLMGIIYRAEKRFMLMEPDGLLMVVSYVLGLWLLFR; this is translated from the coding sequence ATGGTTTGGGGTGAAGGGCTCGTGCCCTGGGCGATCTTTCTGCTAAGCGCAGCAGTGATCGTCTATGCCGGGACAAAACTATCCCGTTATGGCGACGAGATTGCGAAACTCACCGGTTTGGGTGGGTTGTGGATCGGCGTCGTTGTGATGGCGGGTGCGACCTCGCTTCCGGAAATCTTCACGACCGTCAGCGCCGGGTGGCTGAATACGCCGGATCTTGCGGCCGGCAATCTGTTCGGCGCCGGCATGAGCAACATGCTGACACTCGGCCTGATCGATCTCCTTCATCGGCAGAAGCGAATCTGGCAACAGGCTGCGCTGGGACACACGCTCACCGCCGCGCTGGCGATGGCGTTGACGGGTCTTGGTGCGTTCTTCGTGCTGCTGAACGTCAATGTGACCCATGTCGGCGTGGGGCTCGGGAGTCTCACGCTCTTTCTCTTATATGTGTTGGGGATGAGACTCGTCTTTCGGCAAGAGGATATGGAGCGTCGCCAGCGGGAACAGGACGTGGTGGTTGCACAAACTCTCGTCACACAGGATGCCGTCAGCCGACGGGTTGAGTTGCGTCGCGCCGTCATCGGCTTCTCGCTCAGCGCGCTTGCCTTGCTCGTGGCCGCCCCACTTTTGGCCTGGTCCGCTGAACGGATTGCCGAAGAGACCGGCACCAGCGCCACGTTTATCGGCACGTCGCTAGTCGCCATCACGACTTCCTTGCCGGAACTGGTGGTGGCGATCGCCGCGGTGCGATTGGGTGCGTTCGATCTTGCCGTGGGAAATCTCTTCGGAAGCAATGCCTTCAACATGGCGGCGTTCTTGTTCGCCGATCTGGCCTATCGCGACGGCGGCTTGCTGGACAGCGTGAGTTCCGCCCACGCCTTCACTGCGCTCTGGTCCATCCTGATGATGAACATCGGCCTGATGGGGATTATCTATCGAGCCGAGAAACGGTTTATGTTGATGGAGCCGGATGGACTGCTGATGGTCGTCAGCTATGTGTTGGGTTTGTGGCTGTTGTTTCGATGA
- a CDS encoding cation-transporting P-type ATPase, producing MTVTRLFAGDRVFEVTGEGYEPIGEIREALGVRREGTWEGGDGQLSSVTDQLDHTSEHPSRLTPYASRLTSGDPLRLTPHASRLPSGLRELLTAAVLCNGATLRQEEGTWKMLGDPTEGALLVAAAKAALTIDRFASTYCFLGEVPFDPERKMMTIVRQTPDGSVAYVKGAPDVLLRHCTHRLAMDGTTEPITESIRTAILDANASFAHQALRVLAMAHRRLDGEPKVYRAQDLEDRLVFLGLAAMKDPLRPEAKAAVQACHDAGIRTVMITGDHQDTAVAIAEELRGVKESIRSLSGMELDRLSDEELVKTVDQVAVYARVSAEHKLRIVKAWKAQGAIVAMTGDGVNDAPAVKAADIGVAMGITGTDVTKEAADMVVTDDNFASIAAAVEEGRGIFDNIRKTIYFLLSCNVSEVLVMLFATLIGLPLPLLPIQILWMNLVTDGFPALALAVDPKSPDLMKQPPRRPEARLLDGGTLLAIGAQGVMLSAIALGAFAYSLYGLHQEVEQARAVAFTVMVVAQLVHAFNCRSERWSLFQVGLWTNRPLLLAFTLSLGTQVVVLTVPAVSTIFKVVPLPIEDWALMGAMGLLPFVIMEGIKLLRRP from the coding sequence ATGACGGTGACGAGGTTGTTTGCTGGAGACCGGGTGTTCGAGGTGACGGGCGAAGGGTATGAGCCGATCGGCGAAATCCGTGAGGCGTTAGGCGTCAGGCGTGAAGGGACTTGGGAAGGCGGCGATGGTCAATTGTCATCGGTCACTGATCAATTGGACCACACTTCTGAGCATCCTTCACGCCTTACCCCTTACGCCTCACGCCTCACCTCTGGCGACCCCTTACGCCTCACGCCTCACGCCTCACGTCTGCCATCAGGCTTGCGTGAGCTGCTGACGGCGGCAGTCCTTTGCAATGGTGCGACGCTGCGGCAGGAGGAGGGAACGTGGAAAATGTTGGGCGATCCGACGGAAGGGGCCTTGCTGGTTGCGGCGGCGAAAGCAGCGCTGACGATCGACAGATTCGCTTCGACCTATTGCTTTCTTGGAGAGGTGCCGTTTGATCCTGAGCGCAAGATGATGACGATCGTGCGGCAGACACCAGACGGTTCGGTCGCCTATGTCAAAGGCGCGCCGGATGTGTTGTTGCGGCACTGTACGCATCGGCTGGCCATGGACGGCACGACCGAACCGATCACAGAATCGATTCGTACCGCCATCCTCGATGCGAATGCATCGTTCGCGCATCAGGCGTTGCGTGTGCTGGCAATGGCCCATCGGCGATTGGATGGGGAACCCAAGGTCTATCGGGCGCAAGACCTGGAGGACCGGCTGGTGTTTCTTGGGCTTGCGGCCATGAAAGACCCGCTGCGGCCGGAGGCGAAAGCCGCCGTCCAGGCCTGCCACGATGCCGGTATCAGGACCGTGATGATTACGGGAGATCATCAGGATACGGCGGTGGCGATTGCAGAAGAACTCAGGGGGGTGAAGGAATCGATACGGTCGCTGTCCGGCATGGAACTCGATCGCTTGTCCGATGAAGAACTGGTCAAGACCGTGGACCAGGTGGCGGTCTACGCGAGGGTTTCGGCGGAGCATAAGCTGCGTATCGTCAAAGCCTGGAAGGCGCAGGGCGCCATCGTGGCCATGACGGGGGACGGGGTGAACGATGCACCGGCAGTCAAAGCCGCGGATATCGGCGTCGCGATGGGGATAACCGGAACCGATGTCACGAAAGAGGCCGCCGACATGGTGGTGACGGACGATAATTTTGCCTCGATCGCCGCGGCCGTGGAAGAAGGTCGCGGCATCTTCGACAATATCCGCAAGACCATCTATTTTCTCTTGTCGTGCAATGTCAGCGAGGTGCTGGTCATGTTATTTGCGACATTGATCGGGCTTCCGTTGCCCCTGTTGCCGATCCAAATTCTGTGGATGAATCTCGTGACGGACGGATTTCCTGCCCTGGCTCTGGCGGTGGATCCCAAGTCGCCCGATCTGATGAAGCAGCCGCCCCGCCGACCGGAGGCTCGGTTGTTGGACGGCGGCACACTCCTGGCTATCGGGGCGCAAGGGGTTATGTTGAGCGCGATCGCGTTGGGGGCATTCGCCTATAGCCTCTATGGTCTCCATCAAGAAGTCGAGCAGGCGAGGGCCGTTGCATTTACCGTGATGGTCGTCGCGCAATTGGTACATGCGTTCAACTGCCGAAGTGAACGATGGTCTCTGTTCCAAGTTGGTCTGTGGACCAATCGTCCACTCCTCTTGGCCTTTACGCTCTCTCTTGGGACTCAGGTTGTCGTGCTCACCGTCCCAGCGGTCTCGACGATCTTCAAGGTTGTCCCGCTCCCGATTGAAGACTGGGCGCTGATGGGAGCGATGGGTCTGCTGCCGTTCGTAATCATGGAGGGAATCAAGTTGCTGCGGAGACCATGA
- a CDS encoding 4Fe-4S dicluster domain-containing protein, with the protein MKNKPINEPGPALLAKPSFQRLIDLLHKQGYRVLGPTLRDGAVVWDTIRQISDLPVGWRDVQEPGRYRLEDTGSAQIFGVVHGPQSLKPLTFTPREPLLQIERTKDGFTVRPTLPREEKIAVLGARACDLAGLAIQDHIFLKDRYADPYYEARRKGLLVIAVNCTRALATCFCASMETGPRATSRFDLVLTELDDVFLIEAGSGAGRGVLAELSLPAASQELGTDAARRIDVCAQSQVRRLDRSRLPQALYDAHEHPRWDDVAARCLACGNCTMVCPTCFCHQAEEPADLTQQYSEHLRLWDSCFTQEHGYIHGKNIRPTTKDRYRMWLTHKLASWIDQFGTSGCVGCGRCITWCPVGIDLTEELPALLTLARL; encoded by the coding sequence ATGAAGAACAAGCCGATCAACGAGCCAGGTCCCGCCCTCTTAGCGAAGCCCTCTTTCCAACGGCTCATCGATCTGTTGCACAAACAGGGCTATCGAGTTCTGGGTCCCACCTTGCGCGACGGCGCAGTGGTGTGGGACACGATCCGTCAGATCTCGGATCTGCCGGTCGGCTGGCGCGATGTGCAGGAACCGGGTCGCTATCGGTTAGAGGATACCGGCTCAGCCCAGATCTTCGGTGTCGTGCATGGGCCGCAATCGCTCAAGCCCTTGACCTTCACGCCCCGCGAGCCGCTGCTCCAGATTGAACGAACGAAGGACGGATTCACTGTACGGCCGACGCTCCCCCGGGAGGAGAAGATCGCTGTGTTGGGGGCTCGCGCCTGCGATCTCGCCGGACTGGCCATCCAGGATCATATTTTCCTGAAAGACCGCTATGCGGATCCATACTATGAAGCCCGCCGCAAGGGGCTCCTTGTCATCGCGGTGAACTGCACTCGCGCGCTAGCCACGTGTTTCTGCGCCTCGATGGAGACCGGACCGCGAGCAACCAGCCGGTTCGATCTTGTGTTGACGGAATTGGATGACGTGTTCCTGATCGAAGCGGGCAGCGGGGCCGGCCGTGGAGTTCTCGCGGAGTTGTCGTTGCCCGCTGCGTCGCAGGAGCTGGGCACAGACGCCGCACGTCGCATCGATGTCTGCGCCCAAAGCCAAGTCAGACGCTTAGATCGGTCGCGCCTGCCGCAGGCGCTCTATGATGCGCATGAACATCCACGGTGGGATGATGTGGCGGCGCGTTGTCTTGCCTGCGGGAACTGTACGATGGTCTGCCCGACTTGCTTCTGCCACCAGGCGGAGGAGCCGGCGGACCTCACGCAGCAGTATAGTGAGCACCTCAGATTATGGGATTCCTGTTTCACCCAGGAGCATGGGTATATTCATGGCAAGAACATTCGCCCGACGACCAAGGACCGGTACCGCATGTGGCTCACGCATAAGTTGGCCTCCTGGATCGACCAGTTTGGAACGTCCGGCTGCGTAGGCTGCGGGCGCTGTATCACCTGGTGTCCGGTCGGGATCGACCTGACCGAAGAGTTGCCGGCGCTTCTAACCCTGGCTCGACTATGA
- a CDS encoding FAD/NAD(P)-binding protein — MNGVANRQSQNPYEIQPATIVEKISEAEDIETFRLRFINQATRRGFRFAPGQFNMVYAFGVGEVAISIVSDPGQPGLLDHTIRVIGRVTKAIGRLKPGDVLGLRGPYGVGWPLDEARDKDVIIVTGGLGCAPVVGAIEYIFRRRDQYGAVKILHGVKTPHDLLYRARFDAWRRHPNTEVLLTSDQPDKTWAYHVGVVTDLFEQVSLDPAKSMVLMCGPEIMMRLGAPILMRRGIPATALYVSLERHMECGIGLCGHCQLGPYFLCKDGPVMRYDRAAPWLGRTGV, encoded by the coding sequence ATGAACGGCGTCGCAAATCGGCAGTCCCAGAACCCTTACGAGATCCAGCCGGCGACGATCGTCGAGAAGATCTCGGAGGCGGAGGACATCGAGACATTCCGTTTGCGCTTCATCAATCAGGCGACGCGGCGCGGGTTCCGGTTTGCGCCGGGACAATTCAACATGGTCTATGCCTTCGGCGTGGGTGAAGTGGCGATTTCGATTGTCTCCGATCCCGGCCAGCCTGGACTGCTGGATCACACGATCCGGGTGATTGGGCGGGTCACGAAGGCGATCGGGCGCCTGAAGCCGGGTGATGTCTTGGGCCTCCGCGGGCCGTATGGGGTGGGGTGGCCGCTGGATGAAGCCCGCGACAAGGATGTCATCATCGTGACCGGTGGGTTGGGTTGCGCACCGGTAGTCGGCGCCATTGAATACATCTTCCGGAGGCGCGATCAGTATGGTGCCGTCAAGATTTTGCACGGGGTGAAGACCCCCCACGATCTGCTCTATCGCGCTCGGTTCGACGCCTGGCGACGGCATCCCAATACCGAGGTGTTGCTGACGAGCGACCAGCCGGATAAGACCTGGGCTTACCACGTCGGCGTGGTGACGGACCTGTTTGAGCAGGTGTCGCTTGATCCGGCCAAGAGCATGGTCCTGATGTGCGGGCCGGAGATCATGATGCGTTTGGGCGCGCCGATCTTGATGCGGCGCGGGATTCCGGCGACCGCGCTCTACGTGTCGCTCGAACGGCATATGGAGTGCGGTATCGGTTTGTGCGGCCATTGTCAGTTGGGGCCCTACTTTCTGTGCAAGGATGGTCCGGTCATGCGGTACGACCGGGCAGCGCCGTGGTTGGGACGAACAGGGGTGTAG
- a CDS encoding sulfhydrogenase subunit delta gives MERQKETTTPVRPRLGIFKFTSCDGCQLSILNLEDDLLTLGQVLDISYFPEASSDMRAGPYDIALVEGSITTPEDTHRILSVREQAKVLITIGACATAGGIQALRNWADVEAFKRVVYPNPQYIESLTASTPISEHVRVDFELWGCPIDRGQLLRLLTDLSAGVQSRLPSHPVCVDCKRRGIVCVMVAKGIPCLGPVTRTGCGAICPGMGRDCYGCFGPAEGSVLGPGVPPNTASLAKQFHHGLQLIPVEVLRRFRGINGSVKPFREESQVWERLGRDE, from the coding sequence ATGGAAAGGCAGAAAGAAACCACGACGCCTGTTCGGCCCCGATTGGGTATATTCAAGTTCACCTCCTGCGACGGCTGTCAGCTCAGCATCTTGAATCTGGAAGATGACCTGCTCACCTTGGGACAGGTCCTGGACATCTCCTACTTTCCGGAAGCTTCGAGCGATATGAGAGCAGGTCCATATGACATCGCGCTGGTCGAAGGTTCGATCACCACGCCTGAGGATACGCATCGGATCCTGTCCGTGCGGGAGCAGGCCAAGGTCCTGATCACGATCGGGGCCTGCGCCACGGCCGGGGGGATTCAAGCGTTGCGCAACTGGGCCGACGTCGAGGCCTTCAAGCGCGTGGTCTATCCCAATCCGCAGTACATCGAGAGCCTCACCGCTTCGACGCCGATCTCGGAACATGTGCGCGTGGACTTCGAGCTCTGGGGCTGTCCGATCGATAGGGGGCAACTATTGAGACTGCTCACCGATTTGTCAGCCGGTGTGCAATCGAGGCTGCCCTCTCATCCGGTCTGTGTAGACTGCAAACGACGCGGGATCGTCTGCGTGATGGTCGCGAAGGGAATTCCTTGCCTGGGGCCTGTTACGCGCACTGGCTGCGGGGCGATTTGTCCGGGCATGGGGCGGGACTGTTACGGCTGCTTCGGGCCGGCAGAGGGTTCCGTCCTGGGGCCGGGGGTCCCCCCGAATACAGCCTCGCTCGCGAAGCAGTTTCATCATGGGCTTCAGCTCATTCCAGTCGAAGTGCTGCGGCGGTTTCGTGGGATCAACGGCTCCGTCAAACCATTCCGGGAGGAGAGCCAGGTGTGGGAACGTCTAGGCCGTGACGAGTAG
- a CDS encoding Ni/Fe hydrogenase subunit alpha, whose protein sequence is MAEEKHKARTIAINTIARVEGEGALRVTVTDGLVQDVELRIFEPPRFFEAFLQGRHYDEVTDIVARICGICPVAYQMSAVHALEQIFGVEVTGSLRDLRRLIYCGEWIESHALHVYMLQAPDFLGYDSGIAMAKDHADMVTRGLRLKKAGNAIMTLLGGRSVHPVSVKVGGFSRVPRRRELEGLKDELLWARDAAVATVRWVAGFEYPDFLPDSLFVALRASGEYPFNEGQIVSSNGLQISATEFERHFAEQQVSYSNALHCTLHGSPYLVGPLARLNFNHDHLSPLARQILAGTGLTLPLRNPFHGIIARSVEILYALEESLRLIELYDPPPSPSVAVVVRPGSGTACTEAPRGILYHRYRVDADGIIREAKIVPPTSQNQGRIEQDLRLFMPRLLNLPDKEAALACERVIRCYDPCISCATHFLRLEIERE, encoded by the coding sequence ATGGCTGAAGAGAAACACAAGGCCAGAACGATTGCGATCAATACCATCGCCAGGGTGGAGGGTGAAGGAGCGTTGCGCGTCACGGTGACGGACGGTCTCGTGCAGGACGTGGAGCTGAGGATCTTTGAACCGCCGCGGTTCTTTGAGGCGTTCTTGCAAGGCAGGCACTACGACGAGGTGACGGACATTGTGGCGCGGATCTGTGGCATCTGTCCGGTCGCCTACCAGATGAGCGCGGTCCATGCGTTGGAGCAGATCTTCGGCGTCGAGGTGACCGGCTCGTTGCGGGACCTGCGAAGACTGATCTACTGCGGCGAATGGATCGAGAGCCACGCGTTGCACGTCTATATGCTGCAGGCGCCGGATTTCCTCGGCTATGACAGCGGCATCGCGATGGCGAAGGACCACGCGGATATGGTCACCCGTGGTCTGCGGCTCAAAAAAGCGGGCAATGCCATCATGACGTTGCTGGGTGGCCGTTCCGTGCATCCCGTCTCGGTGAAGGTCGGCGGGTTTTCGCGGGTGCCGCGGCGACGCGAGTTGGAGGGTCTCAAAGACGAACTGCTGTGGGCGCGCGATGCGGCGGTTGCGACGGTCCGCTGGGTGGCGGGCTTTGAGTATCCTGATTTTCTGCCCGATTCCCTGTTCGTCGCGCTCCGTGCTTCCGGCGAGTATCCCTTCAACGAAGGGCAGATCGTCTCCAGCAACGGTCTGCAAATCTCAGCGACCGAGTTCGAGCGGCATTTTGCCGAACAGCAGGTATCCTATTCCAATGCCCTCCACTGTACGCTGCATGGATCGCCCTATCTCGTCGGGCCGCTGGCACGTCTGAACTTCAACCACGATCATCTCTCGCCGCTGGCCAGGCAGATCCTGGCCGGCACCGGACTGACGCTGCCCCTGCGCAATCCCTTTCACGGGATCATTGCCCGCTCGGTGGAAATTCTTTACGCGTTGGAGGAATCGTTGCGGCTGATCGAACTGTACGACCCGCCACCCTCGCCCTCCGTGGCGGTCGTCGTTCGACCGGGCAGCGGGACAGCCTGCACCGAAGCGCCACGCGGTATCCTCTACCATCGGTACAGGGTGGATGCGGACGGGATCATCCGCGAAGCCAAGATTGTTCCACCGACCTCGCAGAACCAGGGTCGAATCGAACAGGATCTTCGCCTGTTCATGCCTCGCCTGTTGAACCTTCCCGACAAGGAAGCGGCGCTCGCCTGCGAACGGGTAATCCGGTGCTACGATCCTTGTATTTCTTGCGCCACGCATTTCTTGCGATTGGAAATTGAACGCGAATAA
- a CDS encoding hydrogenase maturation protease translates to MAAVRIIGLGNAFKGDDAVGLLAARRLRARVDDRVEVIEAEMAGVEIMELMKGARIAILIDAARSGQAPGTIHRFNASDSPVSSLVFPRSSHAIGALDALELARTLGTLPPVVIVFGIEAGDTGAGQPLSPQVAQALDEVVERILRESEALTCTNYI, encoded by the coding sequence ATGGCTGCAGTTCGAATCATCGGTCTCGGTAATGCATTCAAAGGCGACGATGCGGTCGGCCTTCTTGCTGCTCGCCGGCTTCGCGCGCGAGTGGATGACCGGGTGGAGGTGATCGAAGCGGAAATGGCCGGCGTGGAGATCATGGAGTTGATGAAGGGAGCGCGCATCGCGATACTGATCGATGCCGCGCGCAGCGGGCAGGCTCCGGGGACGATCCACCGCTTCAATGCCTCGGACAGTCCGGTCAGTTCCCTTGTGTTTCCCCGTTCCAGTCATGCCATCGGCGCGCTGGACGCGTTGGAGCTTGCACGGACGTTGGGCACTCTTCCGCCGGTCGTCATCGTGTTCGGGATTGAAGCCGGTGACACAGGAGCCGGGCAGCCTCTGTCGCCACAGGTGGCTCAGGCGTTGGACGAGGTCGTCGAACGAATTCTCCGGGAGAGCGAGGCGCTAACGTGCACGAATTACATCTGA
- a CDS encoding hydrogenase maturation nickel metallochaperone HypA, translating to MHELHLMAQVVKAVETGLERAPGAKPTVVRLKVSALSHLLADPSTLHAAFALAACGTVAQGAALEIITASGEAWCPHCEIRATGAGQDVICPTCGALMIAGEGVPEVMVQEVVVEE from the coding sequence GTGCACGAATTACATCTGATGGCGCAGGTTGTCAAAGCCGTCGAGACCGGGCTGGAGAGGGCGCCGGGGGCCAAACCGACGGTGGTAAGACTTAAAGTAAGCGCGCTGTCGCATCTGCTGGCGGATCCCTCCACTCTTCACGCGGCCTTTGCGCTGGCCGCCTGCGGTACAGTGGCCCAAGGAGCCGCGCTCGAAATTATCACGGCATCCGGTGAAGCCTGGTGCCCACATTGCGAGATACGAGCGACGGGTGCGGGACAAGATGTGATCTGTCCAACCTGCGGAGCACTCATGATCGCGGGAGAAGGGGTGCCGGAAGTGATGGTACAGGAGGTCGTGGTGGAAGAATGA